A stretch of the Candidatus Saccharimonadales bacterium genome encodes the following:
- a CDS encoding HAD-IA family hydrolase, translated as MIQAVIFDCFGVLTSDAWLPFKRRYFGHDPNLEQQATDLNKQVDAGLADYDDFINGIAELAGMQPTQARAEIANNVANEALFEYMAQFLKPQYKIGLLSNAGANWLDELFGEKQAGLFDAVQLSCDTGFVKPDARAYHGVADALGVAPEACIFIDDQERYCTGARDVGMQAVVYHEFEQCRDELEGLLGRSSPR; from the coding sequence GTGATACAAGCTGTAATATTTGATTGTTTCGGCGTCCTGACGTCTGACGCTTGGCTACCGTTTAAGCGGCGCTATTTTGGTCATGACCCAAATCTGGAGCAGCAGGCAACTGACCTCAACAAACAAGTCGATGCCGGCCTGGCGGATTATGATGATTTTATCAATGGCATCGCTGAACTTGCAGGCATGCAACCGACGCAAGCCCGGGCGGAAATTGCTAACAACGTCGCTAACGAAGCCCTTTTCGAATACATGGCTCAATTTTTGAAGCCGCAGTATAAGATTGGCTTGTTGTCAAACGCTGGCGCTAATTGGCTCGACGAACTGTTTGGCGAAAAGCAGGCCGGTCTGTTTGATGCTGTTCAGTTATCCTGCGACACCGGCTTTGTGAAACCCGACGCCCGTGCCTATCACGGTGTGGCCGACGCACTTGGCGTGGCACCGGAAGCATGCATTTTTATAGACGACCAAGAGCGGTACTGTACCGGGGCCCGCGACGTCGGCATGCAGGCTGTGGTGTACCATGAGTTTGAACAATGCAGAGACGAGCTTGAGGGGTTGCTGGGGCGCTCAAGCCCACGCTAG
- a CDS encoding aldo/keto reductase has translation MPEIPDLTLNTGAAIPQIGYGLWRNADHDECVDAVAYALDAGYTHFDGAQIYGNEQHLGEAIANSGVDRAELFITTKIWTDNMDAGTVEPSFRESLGKLRTDYVDLLLLHFPVTETRAEAWLELENIYESGAAKAIGVSNYTVGHLEELLKTCKVKPAVNQVELSVVLQQPELVEYCKDNDIIVEAYTPLAEGHFFDDPILKELAAKHGKSVQQIMLRWCIDYSVVCLTKSAKKDRIEQNIDIFDFELDKDDMTKLKTLDQNHRTNWDPTHVA, from the coding sequence ATGCCTGAAATACCTGACCTTACACTGAATACCGGGGCCGCAATACCACAAATCGGCTATGGACTATGGCGTAATGCCGATCATGATGAGTGCGTTGACGCAGTAGCCTATGCCCTTGACGCCGGCTATACGCACTTTGACGGTGCGCAGATATATGGCAACGAGCAACACCTCGGTGAAGCGATCGCGAACAGCGGAGTTGACCGGGCAGAATTGTTTATCACTACCAAGATCTGGACCGATAATATGGACGCTGGCACCGTCGAACCGAGCTTTCGAGAGTCACTAGGGAAGTTGCGCACTGACTACGTTGACCTGCTGCTGTTGCATTTTCCGGTTACCGAAACGCGCGCCGAAGCCTGGCTGGAGCTCGAGAATATATACGAATCGGGCGCCGCTAAAGCAATTGGCGTCAGTAATTACACCGTCGGTCATCTGGAAGAATTATTAAAAACCTGCAAGGTTAAACCAGCCGTAAACCAGGTGGAACTCAGCGTCGTGTTGCAGCAGCCGGAGCTAGTAGAATACTGCAAAGATAACGACATAATTGTCGAGGCCTACACGCCGCTTGCAGAAGGCCATTTCTTTGACGATCCAATCTTGAAGGAGCTGGCAGCCAAGCATGGCAAATCCGTCCAGCAGATCATGCTACGCTGGTGTATCGATTACAGCGTCGTTTGTTTAACCAAGTCTGCCAAAAAGGACCGCATTGAACAAAACATTGATATATTTGATTTTGAACTGGATAAAGACGATATGACAAAACTCAAAACACTTGATCAAAATCACCGCACAAACTGGGACCCAACCCACGTTGCGTAA